One genomic segment of Synchiropus splendidus isolate RoL2022-P1 chromosome 16, RoL_Sspl_1.0, whole genome shotgun sequence includes these proteins:
- the alms1 gene encoding uncharacterized protein alms1 isoform X1: MEREEEDTADVALPQREKSVHQVEDHSLGAMGALDLEALQLQFQDSNLSPALPLLQLPTTKHNLTEFSLFHHSAVEFAALRPYPDTSVASTQSDLPPHDHTTHSSVSLSQHPLAQTSVLSEISESSCSQFSLQDDGVDETLHSSGTNKLMVAPSGGRELQSPDRPNQSPTDEPYFLSKPVAADQLLDLLQKDVVVPSSSSSAVSSQKSLSAAFRETDTFKTTVDHSTTTRQGPSGEACASQGQASFPEVCNVSMGSRSTQPDDSTETLHRELIAETTKHSGPELLSHLPLQKSGDKFTPKPAATSTGHPRGLPWTGSVLTGAQRFQRAHDLWSPATQTGIDGSYLGFLPQSQSTPGVFKLPLRSAKPTEGKLSDIESHQEGSVESSSKVTPTAQRHEEEAPSTRVRSLPSLDYKQKVDAWREYHTSAEPSLVDSLALKGVLGTSPKRRSYDAVSASLDGILSQQQPPGMRESSSAGHSGASSPRRMDAADGLAVRDSTISSAQPSASPCGRSQSHSSLNTVVMSTQTEQQPELETRAADEARQQTSGPVEPSPSFNLDRFSDVSLDRDLMLSPSQDSYIHDEVKLATSVGASSVVSLEVDNYAPYWTSKPSTPAPHPRAPELNIEERIPLYLHNLGIDQSPSAILTPFAPRGPIREPEFSPTDLSTIKGSIGTPTRSAQPSEGDSPLKGEYSRASVVSADSSISVPFSLDSLGPALSAPEQPRVSLSSSTSRASRRLAAYFHAELEPQLSITESSQRLPKDSGEASGQNKLEPPFAQDAESINGDLNATLVGSSGLQTLEGPLASSVPTEVPMLKISKEPLESTRPSSAHTWSKSSEVRRQSSIGQESLSSSIQRGYPSNPDTFVSPQRDTVIQGEVSSLNISKATRRAEPEGCSAAPLDVPPPVAPSSLSAASSTSEVLSQQETEVTQDPQEDGRSSAVQVGSDRVGTSDASSQSSLTVKVGKLLQMETPSTLTTSTPSTTDLEDSRVRDWIKLKKSGQLSKLPELDQEDREQIEEIKRELLLKNPGMNEASSDSESRSTSSGGAVTEDRGSTSRLLSAHQPASVPRPNLEAQVQEIAAREGVALRRRRAEAHTSITSPPSSPSPPQSCTSEPLLLTELRTAALGSTEVEKSSVRGAGRGSVRGQPAAASHGSEEQLDASFAAGHQPEAEQTQAVIIPSTVPAAAHHDFIPLRPATSSVISPDEGVGLSSPPEWNQARHPSRSATGVQVRADLLQQVPHTSLETPGSIPSSLASRKHKNLLALVAPHSTAPPVLLPYKPQGSEELFFIPQTEADISSTSMESSHTGSNDAVPPHFSSDVLGHQDPGLDRGVTIRHAEGIYSKRQGAGMMAAAAHGGRSSQTTAFAAPQWSTERSQVKLQEAPRPTKDQGTSPIQFFRSAPAGTRPTVAVNQHSHQEQGASLDQLWSRFCEQWSAQESRPIRDREASLLDRMERLSRLIQDNRSWTGARRQQRGAGRGLRREAPEEDSRLSSSFSQGSSNSLSICPADRDESSTTVSTVDTARLLRAFGAHRVQQMRSSSSLNRLYTSISRQQGARERVLDSSSSSSILDLSHQRPPRTLAAKKTVRMVSRGIQAGHLEIVSNATRRHTRDVGTTFPSPPENIAPPQVDSSLCAEPDRPEPMTTGILKRRSRPSGPRGVTWFISAGELRSEERKENESSWRPGPSWFEPVRAGSSRREPLRQVQQNLEAEPNRPPGTTTGSEPVSLQESLQMRRPAFIVQSRERMVRLAMQAEERKLFDTMSRERDLLLQRTGERKGPERIPKPADVPATRRAVSRKEMIQRSKQIYESLPEVQRKKEEERRRAAYRSYRLNAQIYNKRITSRVLERRRSAWK; the protein is encoded by the exons GAGGACACTGCGGATGTGGCACTGCCCCAAAGGGAAAAGAGTGTGCACCAAGTAGAAGATCATTCTCTTGGAGCCATGGGTGCCTTGGATCTGGAGGCTTTGCAACTCC agtTCCAGGACAGCAACCTCTCTCCGGCTCTCCCTCTCCTGCAGTTGcccacaacaaaacacaacctgactgaattttctttatttcatcacAGTGCTGTGGAATTTGCTGCTTTAAG GCCGTACCCCGACACTTCTGTGGCATCAACACAGTCTGACCTCCCACCTCATGATCACACAACTCACAGTTCTGTGTCGTTGTCTCAGCATCCCTTGGCCCAGACTTCGGTCTTATCTGAAATATCCGAGAGCAGCTGCTCCCAGTTCAGTTTGCAGGATGACGGGGTAGATGAAACCCTCCACTCGAGCGGTACTAACAAGCtgatggtggcgccctctggtggcaggGAGTTGCAATCTCCTGACAGACCCAACCAATCTCCAACAGACGAGCCGTACTTTTTAAGCAAGCCTGTCGCTGCAGACCAACTTCTGGACCTTCTCCAGAAAGACGTTGTCgtgcccagcagcagcagcagtgcagtctCCTCTCAGAAGAGCTTGTCTGCTGCTTTTAGAGAAACGGATACCTTCAAGACTACTGTGGACCACAGCACGACAACCAGACAAGGTCCCTCAGGTGAAGCGTGCGCTTCTCAAGGTCAGGCTTCATTCCCTGAAGTCTGCAACGTTTCTATGGGTTCACGCAGCACTCAGCCTGACGACAGCACTGAAACACTGCACAGAGAGCTGATAGCGGAGACAACCAAACATAGTGGACCTGAGCTCCTCTCTCATCTACCACTGCAGAAATCTGGTGACAAGTTCACTCCCAAACCTGCTGCCACGTCGACGGGTCATCCCCGTGGCTTGCCCTGGACCGGCTCAGTTTTGACAGGGGCGCAGAGGTTTCAAAGAGCGCACGACCTCTGGTCTCCAGCCACCCAAACTGGGATCGACGGGTCCTATCTTGGCTTCCTTCCTCAGTCTCAGTCCACACCAGGGGTTTTTAAGCTGCCACTCAGAAGTGCCAAACCTACAGAAGGAAAACTGTCCGACATTGAGTCTCATCAAGAGGGCTCAGTGGAATCCAGCAGCAAGGTCACACCAACCGCTCAGCGGCATGAAGAGGAAGCGCCATCCACCAGAGTCCGATCCCTGCCATCTCTGGATTATAAACAGAAAGTTGACGCATGGAGGGAATATCACACTTCGGCCGAGCCGTCGCTGGTAGATAGCTTGGCTTTGAAAGGCGTCCTCGGGACATCCCCCAAAAGGAGATCCTATGATGCTGTATCTGCCTCTTTAGATGGCATTCTGAGTCAACAACAGCCTCCAGGGATGAGGGAGAGCTCCTCTGCAGGTCACTCTGGAGCTTCTTCTCCAAGAAGGATGGATGCTGCTGATGGCCTTGCAGTGAGGGACAGCACCATATCCTCAGCACAACCATCTGCATCTCCATGTGGACGGTCCCAGTCCCACTCTTCGCTCAACACCGTTGTTATGTCAACCCAGACGGAGCAGCAGCCAGAACTGGAAACCAGGGCGGCGGACGAGGCCCGTCAGCAGACGAGCGGCCCGGTGGAGCCGTCGCCCTCTTTTAACCTTGACCGCTTCAGCGACGTTTCTCTTGACAGGGATCTAATGCTGTCGCCTTCCCAAGACAGCTACATTCACGATGAAGTCAAGCTAGCGACTTCAGTCGGAGCCTCTTCTGTTGTCAGCCTTGAAGTTGATAATTACGCCCCCTACTGGACCTCCAAACCATCAACACCTGCACCGCACCCCAGAGCTCCGGAGCTCAACATTGAAGAACGAATTCCG CTGTATCTTCACAACCTGGGTATTGACCAGTCGCCGTCAGCGATACTGACACCTTTTGCACCCCGTGGACCAATCAGAGAGCCTGAATTCTCTCCCACTGATCTCAGTACCATCAAAGGATCCATTGGAACCCCAACCAGGAGTGCTCAACCTTCAGAAG GTGACAGTCCGTTGAAGGGGGAGTACTCCAGGGCCAGTGTTGTGTCAGCGGACTCCAGCATCTCCGTACCCTTCAGTCTGGACAGCCTGGGTCCAGCTCTGTCTGCCCCGGAACAGCCCAGGGTTTCCTTGTCATCCAGCACAAGCAGAGCTAGCCGCAGACTTGCAGCCTACTTCCATGCAGAATTAGAGCCTCAGCTGTCCATAACTGAAAGCAGCCAGCGACTACCCAAGGACAGTGGTGAAGCCAGTGGCCAAAACAAGCTCGAACCTCCGTTTGCTCAGGACGCTGAAAGCATTAACGGAGATCTGAATGCTACTTTAGTGGGAAGCAGTGGCCTGCAGACGTTGGAGGGACCACTAGCTTCCAGTGTTCCCACTGAAGTCCCCATGCTCAAGATCAGTAAAGAACCTTTGGAATCCACTCGTCCTTCTTCTGCCCACACGTGGAGCAAGTCATCAGAAGTACGGCGGCAGAGCTCGATAGGTCAAGAAAGCCTAAGCTCCTCCATTCAGCGGGGTTATCCGTCCAACCCAGACACCTTTGTCTCTCCCCAGAGAGACACAGTTATCCAAGGTGAGGTGTCCTCTCTAAACATCTCCAAGGCAACCCGGCGGGCGGAGCCAGAGGGCTGCAGCGCCGCTCCCCTGGACGTGCCTCCACCTGTGGCACCATCGTCCCTGAGCGCCGCAAGCTCCACTTCAGAAGTGCTGTCACAGCAAGAGACAGAGGTGACTCAAGATCCACAGGAGGACGGCAGGTCCTCAGCCGTGCAGGTGGGGTCCGACCGCGTAGGCACCAGCGACGCAAGCAGCCAGAGCTCGCTGACGGTCAAAGTGGGGAAGCTGCTTCAGATGGAAACCCCATCCACGCTGACCACCAGCACCCCCAGCACCACCGACTTGGAGGAcagcagggtcagag ACTGGATCAAACTGAAGAAGTCCGGCCAGCTGTCAAAGCTGCCGGAGCTGGACCAGGAGGACCGCGAGCAGATCGAGGAGATCAagagagagctgctgctgaagaacccTGGCATG AATGAGGCCAGCTCAGATTCCGAGAGCCGCTCGACATCCAGTGGAGGAGCCGTGACGGAAGACAGAGGCTCCACCTCTCGGCTTCTGAGTGCACATCAGCCAGCCTCCGTGCCGCGTCCAAATCTGGAGGCTCAGGTGCAGGAGATTGCTGCCAGAGAAGGAGTGGCTCTCCGCAGACGGAGAGCTGAGGCCCACACGTCCATCACGTCCCCGCCTTCATCACCAAGTCCTCCTCAGAGTTGCACTTCGGAGCCGCTTCTGCTGACTGAACTGAGGACTGCAGCCCTCGGCTCAACTGAGGTGGAGAAGAGCAGCGTGCGAGGGGCAGGACGGGGCTCTGTCAGAGGTCAACCCGCTGCTGCCTCTCACGGCTCTGAAGAGCAGCTGGACGCTTCTTTTGCGGCTGGCCACCAGCCTGAGGCGGAACAGACCCAAGCCGTGATCATCCCCTCCACTGTCCCTGCGGCTGCTCATCATGACTTCATCCCACTGAGGCCTGCTACATCTTCTGTCATCAGTCCAGACGAAGGTGTGGGTTTGTCCAGCCCACCCGAGTGGAACCAGGCCAGGCACCCCAGCAGATCAGCGACCGGTGTTCAGGTCAGGGCTGACCTCCTGCAGCAGGTTCCTCACACATCCTTGGAGACACCAGGTAGCATTCCTTCAAGTCTCGCCTCACGAAAACACAAAAACTTACTTGCTTTGGTCGCCCCTCactcaacagcgccacctgtccTGCTGCCATATAAACCTCAGGGAAGTGAAGAGCTCTTTTTCATCCCACAAACGGAAGCTGACATCTCGTCCACGTCAATGGAGAGTTCGCACACAG GCTCCAACGATGCCGTCCCGCCCCACTTCAGCAGCGACGTGCTAGGACACCAGGACCCGGGTCTGGACAGAGGAGTGACCATCAGACACGCAGAGGGCATCTACAGCAAGAGGCAGGGCGCCGGGATGATGGCGGCGGCCGCACACGGAG GGAGAAGCTCACAAACCACAGCCTTTGCAGCACCTCAGTGGTCCACTGAAAGGTCACAGGTCAAGCTCCAAGAAGCCCCGAGGCCCACTAAGGACCAGGGAACTAGTCCGATCCAGTTCTTCCGCTCTGCGCCTGCGGGGACCAGACCAACTGTTGCAGTGAACCAGCACAGTCATCAGGAGCAGGGCGCTAGTTTGGACCAGCTGTGGTCCAGGTTCTGTGAGCAGTGGAGCGCCCAAGAGTCCCGTCCCATCAGGGACCGAGAGGCCTCGCTGCTGGACAGGATGGAGCGACTGTCCCGTCTGATCCAGGACAACAGGAGCTGGACGGGAGCGCGGCGTCAGCAGAGAGGAGCAGGGCGAGGGCTTCGCAGAGAGGCTCCAGAGGAGGACAGCCgcctctcctccagcttctcgcAGGGTTCCTCCAACAGTCTCAGCATCTGTCCTGCTGACCGAGACGAGTCCAGCACGACAGTGTCCACCGTGGACACGGCACGTCTGCTCCGAGCCTTCGGGGCCCACAGAGTCCAGCAGATGAGGTCCAGCTCCAGTCTCAATAGGCTCTACACCAGCATCAGTAGGCAGCAGGGGGCGAGAGAGCGG GTTCTCGATtcatcctccagcagcagcatcttgGATTTGTCCCATCAGAGACCCCCTCGAACCCTCGCAGCTAAGAAGACCGTGAGGATGGTCAGCAGAGGAATCCAGGCAG GCCACCTGGAGATCGTCAGCAACGCCACACGGCGTCACACACGGGATGTGGGAACCACGTTTCCGTCTCCCCCTGAAAACATAGCGCCCCCACAGGTGGACTCCTCGTTGTGTGCCGAGCCTGACAGACCAGAGCCCATGACGACCGGCATCCTGAAGAGAAGGAGCAGACCTTCTGGACCTCGAG GAGTCACATGGTTCATCTCTGCCGGGGAGCTGAGGAGTGAAGAGCGGAAGGAGAACGAGTCGTCATGGAGACCCGGCCCCTCCTGGTTTGAGCCCGTCAGAGCCGGCAGCTCACGGAGGGAGCCACTCAGACAAGTGCAGCAGAACCTGGAGGCCGAACCCAACCGTCCACCTGGAACTACGACAGGATCTGAGCCAGTCTCTCTTCAG GAGTCTCTGCAGATGCGTCGCCCGGCGTTCATCGTCCAGTCCAGAGAGCGGATGGTGCGACTGGCGATGCAGGCGGAGGAGAGGAAGCTGTTTGACACCATGAGCCGAGAGagagacctgctgctgcaaCGGACTGGTGAGCGCAAAGGTCCGGAGAGGATTCCCAAACCAGCAG ACGTCCCTGCGACCCGGCGGGCTGTTTCCAGGAAGGAGATGATCCAGAGGTCTAAACA GATCTACGAGAGTCTTCCTGAGGTTCAGcggaagaaagaagaggagcgAAGAAGAGCGGCGTACAGATCGTATCGACTCAACGCCCAGATCTACAACAAG AGAATCACGAGTCGAGTCCTGGAAAGGAGAAGGTCAGCATGGAAGTGA
- the alms1 gene encoding uncharacterized protein alms1 isoform X2 gives MEREEEDTADVALPQREKSVHQVEDHSLGAMGALDLEALQLQFQDSNLSPALPLLQLPTTKHNLTEFSLFHHSAVEFAALRPYPDTSVASTQSDLPPHDHTTHSSVSLSQHPLAQTSVLSEISESSCSQFSLQDDGVDETLHSSGTNKLMVAPSGGRELQSPDRPNQSPTDEPYFLSKPVAADQLLDLLQKDVVVPSSSSSAVSSQKSLSAAFRETDTFKTTVDHSTTTRQGPSGEACASQGQASFPEVCNVSMGSRSTQPDDSTETLHRELIAETTKHSGPELLSHLPLQKSGDKFTPKPAATSTGHPRGLPWTGSVLTGAQRFQRAHDLWSPATQTGIDGSYLGFLPQSQSTPGVFKLPLRSAKPTEGKLSDIESHQEGSVESSSKVTPTAQRHEEEAPSTRVRSLPSLDYKQKVDAWREYHTSAEPSLVDSLALKGVLGTSPKRRSYDAVSASLDGILSQQQPPGMRESSSAGHSGASSPRRMDAADGLAVRDSTISSAQPSASPCGRSQSHSSLNTVVMSTQTEQQPELETRAADEARQQTSGPVEPSPSFNLDRFSDVSLDRDLMLSPSQDSYIHDEVKLATSVGASSVVSLEVDNYAPYWTSKPSTPAPHPRAPELNIEERIPLYLHNLGIDQSPSAILTPFAPRGPIREPEFSPTDLSTIKGSIGTPTRSAQPSEGDSPLKGEYSRASVVSADSSISVPFSLDSLGPALSAPEQPRVSLSSSTSRASRRLAAYFHAELEPQLSITESSQRLPKDSGEASGQNKLEPPFAQDAESINGDLNATLVGSSGLQTLEGPLASSVPTEVPMLKISKEPLESTRPSSAHTWSKSSEVRRQSSIGQESLSSSIQRGYPSNPDTFVSPQRDTVIQGEVSSLNISKATRRAEPEGCSAAPLDVPPPVAPSSLSAASSTSEVLSQQETEVTQDPQEDGRSSAVQVGSDRVGTSDASSQSSLTVKVGKLLQMETPSTLTTSTPSTTDLEDSRVRDWIKLKKSGQLSKLPELDQEDREQIEEIKRELLLKNPGMNEASSDSESRSTSSGGAVTEDRGSTSRLLSAHQPASVPRPNLEAQVQEIAAREGVALRRRRAEAHTSITSPPSSPSPPQSCTSEPLLLTELRTAALGSTEVEKSSVRGAGRGSVRGQPAAASHGSEEQLDASFAAGHQPEAEQTQAVIIPSTVPAAAHHDFIPLRPATSSVISPDEGVGLSSPPEWNQARHPSRSATGVQVRADLLQQVPHTSLETPAPPVLLPYKPQGSEELFFIPQTEADISSTSMESSHTGSNDAVPPHFSSDVLGHQDPGLDRGVTIRHAEGIYSKRQGAGMMAAAAHGGRSSQTTAFAAPQWSTERSQVKLQEAPRPTKDQGTSPIQFFRSAPAGTRPTVAVNQHSHQEQGASLDQLWSRFCEQWSAQESRPIRDREASLLDRMERLSRLIQDNRSWTGARRQQRGAGRGLRREAPEEDSRLSSSFSQGSSNSLSICPADRDESSTTVSTVDTARLLRAFGAHRVQQMRSSSSLNRLYTSISRQQGARERVLDSSSSSSILDLSHQRPPRTLAAKKTVRMVSRGIQAGHLEIVSNATRRHTRDVGTTFPSPPENIAPPQVDSSLCAEPDRPEPMTTGILKRRSRPSGPRGVTWFISAGELRSEERKENESSWRPGPSWFEPVRAGSSRREPLRQVQQNLEAEPNRPPGTTTGSEPVSLQESLQMRRPAFIVQSRERMVRLAMQAEERKLFDTMSRERDLLLQRTGERKGPERIPKPADVPATRRAVSRKEMIQRSKQIYESLPEVQRKKEEERRRAAYRSYRLNAQIYNKRITSRVLERRRSAWK, from the exons GAGGACACTGCGGATGTGGCACTGCCCCAAAGGGAAAAGAGTGTGCACCAAGTAGAAGATCATTCTCTTGGAGCCATGGGTGCCTTGGATCTGGAGGCTTTGCAACTCC agtTCCAGGACAGCAACCTCTCTCCGGCTCTCCCTCTCCTGCAGTTGcccacaacaaaacacaacctgactgaattttctttatttcatcacAGTGCTGTGGAATTTGCTGCTTTAAG GCCGTACCCCGACACTTCTGTGGCATCAACACAGTCTGACCTCCCACCTCATGATCACACAACTCACAGTTCTGTGTCGTTGTCTCAGCATCCCTTGGCCCAGACTTCGGTCTTATCTGAAATATCCGAGAGCAGCTGCTCCCAGTTCAGTTTGCAGGATGACGGGGTAGATGAAACCCTCCACTCGAGCGGTACTAACAAGCtgatggtggcgccctctggtggcaggGAGTTGCAATCTCCTGACAGACCCAACCAATCTCCAACAGACGAGCCGTACTTTTTAAGCAAGCCTGTCGCTGCAGACCAACTTCTGGACCTTCTCCAGAAAGACGTTGTCgtgcccagcagcagcagcagtgcagtctCCTCTCAGAAGAGCTTGTCTGCTGCTTTTAGAGAAACGGATACCTTCAAGACTACTGTGGACCACAGCACGACAACCAGACAAGGTCCCTCAGGTGAAGCGTGCGCTTCTCAAGGTCAGGCTTCATTCCCTGAAGTCTGCAACGTTTCTATGGGTTCACGCAGCACTCAGCCTGACGACAGCACTGAAACACTGCACAGAGAGCTGATAGCGGAGACAACCAAACATAGTGGACCTGAGCTCCTCTCTCATCTACCACTGCAGAAATCTGGTGACAAGTTCACTCCCAAACCTGCTGCCACGTCGACGGGTCATCCCCGTGGCTTGCCCTGGACCGGCTCAGTTTTGACAGGGGCGCAGAGGTTTCAAAGAGCGCACGACCTCTGGTCTCCAGCCACCCAAACTGGGATCGACGGGTCCTATCTTGGCTTCCTTCCTCAGTCTCAGTCCACACCAGGGGTTTTTAAGCTGCCACTCAGAAGTGCCAAACCTACAGAAGGAAAACTGTCCGACATTGAGTCTCATCAAGAGGGCTCAGTGGAATCCAGCAGCAAGGTCACACCAACCGCTCAGCGGCATGAAGAGGAAGCGCCATCCACCAGAGTCCGATCCCTGCCATCTCTGGATTATAAACAGAAAGTTGACGCATGGAGGGAATATCACACTTCGGCCGAGCCGTCGCTGGTAGATAGCTTGGCTTTGAAAGGCGTCCTCGGGACATCCCCCAAAAGGAGATCCTATGATGCTGTATCTGCCTCTTTAGATGGCATTCTGAGTCAACAACAGCCTCCAGGGATGAGGGAGAGCTCCTCTGCAGGTCACTCTGGAGCTTCTTCTCCAAGAAGGATGGATGCTGCTGATGGCCTTGCAGTGAGGGACAGCACCATATCCTCAGCACAACCATCTGCATCTCCATGTGGACGGTCCCAGTCCCACTCTTCGCTCAACACCGTTGTTATGTCAACCCAGACGGAGCAGCAGCCAGAACTGGAAACCAGGGCGGCGGACGAGGCCCGTCAGCAGACGAGCGGCCCGGTGGAGCCGTCGCCCTCTTTTAACCTTGACCGCTTCAGCGACGTTTCTCTTGACAGGGATCTAATGCTGTCGCCTTCCCAAGACAGCTACATTCACGATGAAGTCAAGCTAGCGACTTCAGTCGGAGCCTCTTCTGTTGTCAGCCTTGAAGTTGATAATTACGCCCCCTACTGGACCTCCAAACCATCAACACCTGCACCGCACCCCAGAGCTCCGGAGCTCAACATTGAAGAACGAATTCCG CTGTATCTTCACAACCTGGGTATTGACCAGTCGCCGTCAGCGATACTGACACCTTTTGCACCCCGTGGACCAATCAGAGAGCCTGAATTCTCTCCCACTGATCTCAGTACCATCAAAGGATCCATTGGAACCCCAACCAGGAGTGCTCAACCTTCAGAAG GTGACAGTCCGTTGAAGGGGGAGTACTCCAGGGCCAGTGTTGTGTCAGCGGACTCCAGCATCTCCGTACCCTTCAGTCTGGACAGCCTGGGTCCAGCTCTGTCTGCCCCGGAACAGCCCAGGGTTTCCTTGTCATCCAGCACAAGCAGAGCTAGCCGCAGACTTGCAGCCTACTTCCATGCAGAATTAGAGCCTCAGCTGTCCATAACTGAAAGCAGCCAGCGACTACCCAAGGACAGTGGTGAAGCCAGTGGCCAAAACAAGCTCGAACCTCCGTTTGCTCAGGACGCTGAAAGCATTAACGGAGATCTGAATGCTACTTTAGTGGGAAGCAGTGGCCTGCAGACGTTGGAGGGACCACTAGCTTCCAGTGTTCCCACTGAAGTCCCCATGCTCAAGATCAGTAAAGAACCTTTGGAATCCACTCGTCCTTCTTCTGCCCACACGTGGAGCAAGTCATCAGAAGTACGGCGGCAGAGCTCGATAGGTCAAGAAAGCCTAAGCTCCTCCATTCAGCGGGGTTATCCGTCCAACCCAGACACCTTTGTCTCTCCCCAGAGAGACACAGTTATCCAAGGTGAGGTGTCCTCTCTAAACATCTCCAAGGCAACCCGGCGGGCGGAGCCAGAGGGCTGCAGCGCCGCTCCCCTGGACGTGCCTCCACCTGTGGCACCATCGTCCCTGAGCGCCGCAAGCTCCACTTCAGAAGTGCTGTCACAGCAAGAGACAGAGGTGACTCAAGATCCACAGGAGGACGGCAGGTCCTCAGCCGTGCAGGTGGGGTCCGACCGCGTAGGCACCAGCGACGCAAGCAGCCAGAGCTCGCTGACGGTCAAAGTGGGGAAGCTGCTTCAGATGGAAACCCCATCCACGCTGACCACCAGCACCCCCAGCACCACCGACTTGGAGGAcagcagggtcagag ACTGGATCAAACTGAAGAAGTCCGGCCAGCTGTCAAAGCTGCCGGAGCTGGACCAGGAGGACCGCGAGCAGATCGAGGAGATCAagagagagctgctgctgaagaacccTGGCATG AATGAGGCCAGCTCAGATTCCGAGAGCCGCTCGACATCCAGTGGAGGAGCCGTGACGGAAGACAGAGGCTCCACCTCTCGGCTTCTGAGTGCACATCAGCCAGCCTCCGTGCCGCGTCCAAATCTGGAGGCTCAGGTGCAGGAGATTGCTGCCAGAGAAGGAGTGGCTCTCCGCAGACGGAGAGCTGAGGCCCACACGTCCATCACGTCCCCGCCTTCATCACCAAGTCCTCCTCAGAGTTGCACTTCGGAGCCGCTTCTGCTGACTGAACTGAGGACTGCAGCCCTCGGCTCAACTGAGGTGGAGAAGAGCAGCGTGCGAGGGGCAGGACGGGGCTCTGTCAGAGGTCAACCCGCTGCTGCCTCTCACGGCTCTGAAGAGCAGCTGGACGCTTCTTTTGCGGCTGGCCACCAGCCTGAGGCGGAACAGACCCAAGCCGTGATCATCCCCTCCACTGTCCCTGCGGCTGCTCATCATGACTTCATCCCACTGAGGCCTGCTACATCTTCTGTCATCAGTCCAGACGAAGGTGTGGGTTTGTCCAGCCCACCCGAGTGGAACCAGGCCAGGCACCCCAGCAGATCAGCGACCGGTGTTCAGGTCAGGGCTGACCTCCTGCAGCAGGTTCCTCACACATCCTTGGAGACACCAG cgccacctgtccTGCTGCCATATAAACCTCAGGGAAGTGAAGAGCTCTTTTTCATCCCACAAACGGAAGCTGACATCTCGTCCACGTCAATGGAGAGTTCGCACACAG GCTCCAACGATGCCGTCCCGCCCCACTTCAGCAGCGACGTGCTAGGACACCAGGACCCGGGTCTGGACAGAGGAGTGACCATCAGACACGCAGAGGGCATCTACAGCAAGAGGCAGGGCGCCGGGATGATGGCGGCGGCCGCACACGGAG GGAGAAGCTCACAAACCACAGCCTTTGCAGCACCTCAGTGGTCCACTGAAAGGTCACAGGTCAAGCTCCAAGAAGCCCCGAGGCCCACTAAGGACCAGGGAACTAGTCCGATCCAGTTCTTCCGCTCTGCGCCTGCGGGGACCAGACCAACTGTTGCAGTGAACCAGCACAGTCATCAGGAGCAGGGCGCTAGTTTGGACCAGCTGTGGTCCAGGTTCTGTGAGCAGTGGAGCGCCCAAGAGTCCCGTCCCATCAGGGACCGAGAGGCCTCGCTGCTGGACAGGATGGAGCGACTGTCCCGTCTGATCCAGGACAACAGGAGCTGGACGGGAGCGCGGCGTCAGCAGAGAGGAGCAGGGCGAGGGCTTCGCAGAGAGGCTCCAGAGGAGGACAGCCgcctctcctccagcttctcgcAGGGTTCCTCCAACAGTCTCAGCATCTGTCCTGCTGACCGAGACGAGTCCAGCACGACAGTGTCCACCGTGGACACGGCACGTCTGCTCCGAGCCTTCGGGGCCCACAGAGTCCAGCAGATGAGGTCCAGCTCCAGTCTCAATAGGCTCTACACCAGCATCAGTAGGCAGCAGGGGGCGAGAGAGCGG GTTCTCGATtcatcctccagcagcagcatcttgGATTTGTCCCATCAGAGACCCCCTCGAACCCTCGCAGCTAAGAAGACCGTGAGGATGGTCAGCAGAGGAATCCAGGCAG GCCACCTGGAGATCGTCAGCAACGCCACACGGCGTCACACACGGGATGTGGGAACCACGTTTCCGTCTCCCCCTGAAAACATAGCGCCCCCACAGGTGGACTCCTCGTTGTGTGCCGAGCCTGACAGACCAGAGCCCATGACGACCGGCATCCTGAAGAGAAGGAGCAGACCTTCTGGACCTCGAG GAGTCACATGGTTCATCTCTGCCGGGGAGCTGAGGAGTGAAGAGCGGAAGGAGAACGAGTCGTCATGGAGACCCGGCCCCTCCTGGTTTGAGCCCGTCAGAGCCGGCAGCTCACGGAGGGAGCCACTCAGACAAGTGCAGCAGAACCTGGAGGCCGAACCCAACCGTCCACCTGGAACTACGACAGGATCTGAGCCAGTCTCTCTTCAG GAGTCTCTGCAGATGCGTCGCCCGGCGTTCATCGTCCAGTCCAGAGAGCGGATGGTGCGACTGGCGATGCAGGCGGAGGAGAGGAAGCTGTTTGACACCATGAGCCGAGAGagagacctgctgctgcaaCGGACTGGTGAGCGCAAAGGTCCGGAGAGGATTCCCAAACCAGCAG ACGTCCCTGCGACCCGGCGGGCTGTTTCCAGGAAGGAGATGATCCAGAGGTCTAAACA GATCTACGAGAGTCTTCCTGAGGTTCAGcggaagaaagaagaggagcgAAGAAGAGCGGCGTACAGATCGTATCGACTCAACGCCCAGATCTACAACAAG AGAATCACGAGTCGAGTCCTGGAAAGGAGAAGGTCAGCATGGAAGTGA